The sequence ATCATGTCCAACGTCGCGGCCTCCACCGCTTCCAGCCAGCGCCCCGGGCCGAATCGCGATGAATACTCCCGTCGGGCGTGAGCGAAGATGATGCCCCGGGAATTGTTGATGACGGCGCCGAGCCCTTGGCTATCGAAGGCGGCGACGACGTCGCGCGCCGTACCGCCTTGCGTGCCAAAGCCGGGCACCAGGAGCCAGGCATGCGGCATGGCATTGCGCAATTCAACGAGTTGTTCCGGATAGGTCGCCCCGACCACCGCCCCCACGGAACCATAGCCACATTTTCCCAGTCGCGCGGATGCCGCTTGCTCCACGTACTCGGCGACGCGCCGGTAGATCGTGCTGCCGTCGGCGGTGACATCTTGCAGCATCCCGCCGCCGGGGTTCGACGTTTTCACCAACACGAACACGCCGCCGCCGCGCTGATCGATCACCTTCAAGAACGGCTCCAGGCTATCAGCGCCCAGGTACGGACTGACCGTCAACGCGTCGCTCTTCCAGACGCTCTGCGGGCCAAGATAAGCCTCGGCATAGGCGATCGCCGTGTCGCCGATATCGTTCCGCTTGCCATCCAGCACGACCAGCAGGCCTGACTCACGGGCATAGGCGATCACATCCGCCAGCGCCGTCATGCCATGCGGCCCAAGCTGCTCGAAGAACGCCGCCTGTGGCTTCACCACCGGCACCAACGGCGCGACGACGTCGATTATCCCCCGGCAGAACTCCCGATACGCGGCAGCCACCCGCTCCGGACTTCGCAGTAGCGAATTCGCCAGCAAGTCCGGCGGCAATTGCTCAGCACGCGGGTCGAGCCCCACCATGACCGGATTGCCGCGACTACGAATCGCTGCGGCGAGTTGATCGGAGAAGGTCGTCACAGGGGTCCGCCGCGAAGATGCTAAAGCCGAGGATGCCATGGAGTTCGAGAAATGTCCTGCCTGTAATTGTGGCGGAACGGCCCCGCGCCACAACGGGGCTATCGCGATGGAATTGTACAGAATGTGCATCGGATTCATGCGAATCGGTTGCGCAGATTGACCATGCAGATTGCGCAAGGTAACCTCGACTCAAGCGATGACATTCGGGCGTCGCCCAGCTTTGTCAGAAAGTTCCGCCGTGATGTGCCGTAAGGTTGGGTTCCATCGACTCCGATACGCGCTAATCTTGTTGGCGGCGGTCCCAGCCCTGACGTTGCCTCCACGAATTGCAATCGCTGCCGAGCAGGACGAGCTCGCGAGGTTGCTGAGCGAAATTAAATCGGACGTTCCGCGTCTGGAACGCGACGGGGGATATGTTTCCTCCGAGCGTTGCGCCGCGTGCCACGCCGACCAGCACGCCAGTTGGAAATCGACGTACCATCGCACGATGACCCAGCTCGCACTGCCGGGAAATGTGCTGGGCGCGTTTGACGGCCAGACGATTTCATCGAACGGACTGGACTATCGCGTCTATCGCGAAGGGGACGCCTTTTGGGCCGAAATGCCGAATCCCGACGAGATGGAAGCGATCGTCCAACGCGGCAAGCGCGGCAAGCTGGAAGATATTCCGCGGGTGAAACGCCGCGTGCTGATGACGACGGGATCGCATCATTATCAGACCTATTGGGTAGAAAGCACGTTGCCGTTTCGTGAGCGATTGATGCAGACTCTGCCGCTGATTTACCTGAAGGAAGACAAGCGTTGGATTCCTCGCGAAGCTGCCTTCATGGTGCCCCCCGAGGACAACATTCGCTTTATGACGCAGTGGAATCACCACTGCATCACCTGTCATAGCACCGGAGGCATTCCCGGTTTGAATCAGCAGACTGGGCAATTGGAAAGCCGCGTCGGCGAGTTGGGCATCTCGTGCGAAGCGTGCCACGGTCCCGGAGATGCCCACGTCCGCCATCAAGAAGGCCTGGCCGCGGCCGCCGCATTGCCGCCGACGGTGTCGGCGCCGGACACGACGATCGTGAATCCGCTCCGGCTCGATCATGTCCGTGCCAGCGAGATCTGCGGGCAATGCCACGGCGTGTTCATTCCCCGCAGCGCCGATGACGGCCTGGACTACGCGCTGCACGGCATTCAATACCGCCCTGGCGGCGACCTGCACAAAACGCGGCTCTACATCCAACACCCGCGCGAAGGCAGCAGCGCCGAGGAATGGGCCGGCTATTATCGCAACGAATCGTTCTTCCGCGAACGCTGGTGGGAAGACGGCACGATCCTGGCCGGCGGACGCGAATTTACGGCGATGAGGGAGTCCGGCTGTTACCAGCGCGGCGAAATGTCCTGCCTGTCATGCCACTCGATGCATGATGCGCCGCCAGCCGATCAACTCAAGCAGGATTTGCTCGGCAGCGCCGCCTGCACGCAATGCCACGACCAACCGAAGTACACGACGGAAGTGGCGCAACATACGTTTCATCAGGCCAACTCTGAGGGCAGCAACTGCCTGAACTGCCACATGCCGTACAAGGCGTACGGGCTGCTCAGCGGCATTCGCGCCCATGAGATGGCGCCGCCGGACATCGCCGCCAGCGCCAAGCTTGGCGTCCCAAACGCTTGCAATCTCTGCCATCTGGATAAGTCGCTCGATTGGACGCAGCAGCAGATGCACGCCTGGTACAACCAGCCGGAATTGCCGCTCGACGAAGAGCAGAAGTCGACCGCTGCAGCCGCGATGTGGCTCCTGAAAGGCGACGCTCCGCGCCGCATCATCACCGCCTGGCATCTCGGCTGGCAGCCGGCCCAACAGGCGTCTGGTGTCGATTGGATGGCGCCTTTCGCGGCCCGCTTGCTCGACGATCCTTATGGCGTCGATCGCTACGTAGCGGCCCACAGCCTTCGCAAATTGCCGGGCTACGCCGACTTCCATTACGACTTTCTCGCGGCTCAACCAGATCAAGCAACGGCAGTCAAACAGGCGATGGAAATCTGGAATCGCCAAGCCCGTCCGCCGGCGCCGAATCGAAATGCCGTACTGCTTGACGCCTCGGGCAAGCTCGACGAAGCGCGGTTCAACGCGCTCTATTCGAAGCGCGACAATCGCCCCTCGGCGATCAAAGAATGACCTCGACGATGAAACACACTCCCTCGCTTGCGCGTCGGGCTGGTGCTGACTACTACGCCGCGCCGCGGAGTTGAAACACCTCGCGCGTGCTGAACACGGCGTCGGCGACCACGTGCGGCGGCGATTCGCTGACCAGCCAGGAGTTCCAGCCCAGTCGCGAGCCGGGTTCCCCCAGCCCGCCCAGCGAGCATTCCGGCGCTGCCTGCGGCTGCAATTCGAGCCGGACGTCGAATTCGATCGACGGGCCCACGTAAAACCGGGCCATGTGCGTCAGCAGGAAGAATCCCTTGCGCGCAGGCTTCGGCGATTCGTCCGGCAACAATTCGACGAATTGCTCATAGGTCAACGGACCGATGCGCAACAGGATCCGTCCCTCGACATCCCAGACGCGCTCGCCGATCACCAGGCTTTGTCCCAACCCGCAGTTGCCATTTTCCGCGCCGAGTTGCGAGCGATCCAAATCGTCGAGACTGAGCCATGCACCATGAAACTGCTGAACTTCCACCGGCACTTGAAAATAGTCCGACAGCATCGCTTCCAGCCCGAGCACATTGCGCGGACGTCGGGCGAGCAATCCCGCGTAGCGGAACATCGCCAAATCCGGGATCCCCGCGATCAACGTATCACGCTGGTCCCAGGCGTCCGGATCGGCCGGAGCCCGCAACGCCAGACGATTTCGCAACGCCGGCTGGCCCAGTCCCAACAGGCTCAGCAGCGTCTTGGTGAACGCATCCGGATTGACCTGCTCGTATTCGCGCCGTTCGTGCGCGGTGTAGAAGCGATACTTCGACCAGGCGCGATAGAACAGCGAAATCAGGCGGTGGTTGAATAGATCGAACCAATCGCGCAATGCGTGCCGCTCCG comes from Planctomycetia bacterium and encodes:
- the pyrF gene encoding orotidine-5'-phosphate decarboxylase, with protein sequence MTTFSDQLAAAIRSRGNPVMVGLDPRAEQLPPDLLANSLLRSPERVAAAYREFCRGIIDVVAPLVPVVKPQAAFFEQLGPHGMTALADVIAYARESGLLVVLDGKRNDIGDTAIAYAEAYLGPQSVWKSDALTVSPYLGADSLEPFLKVIDQRGGGVFVLVKTSNPGGGMLQDVTADGSTIYRRVAEYVEQAASARLGKCGYGSVGAVVGATYPEQLVELRNAMPHAWLLVPGFGTQGGTARDVVAAFDSQGLGAVINNSRGIIFAHARREYSSRFGPGRWLEAVEAATLDMIAQLKAELPSISPDAA
- a CDS encoding cytochrome c3 family protein, with protein sequence MTQLALPGNVLGAFDGQTISSNGLDYRVYREGDAFWAEMPNPDEMEAIVQRGKRGKLEDIPRVKRRVLMTTGSHHYQTYWVESTLPFRERLMQTLPLIYLKEDKRWIPREAAFMVPPEDNIRFMTQWNHHCITCHSTGGIPGLNQQTGQLESRVGELGISCEACHGPGDAHVRHQEGLAAAAALPPTVSAPDTTIVNPLRLDHVRASEICGQCHGVFIPRSADDGLDYALHGIQYRPGGDLHKTRLYIQHPREGSSAEEWAGYYRNESFFRERWWEDGTILAGGREFTAMRESGCYQRGEMSCLSCHSMHDAPPADQLKQDLLGSAACTQCHDQPKYTTEVAQHTFHQANSEGSNCLNCHMPYKAYGLLSGIRAHEMAPPDIAASAKLGVPNACNLCHLDKSLDWTQQQMHAWYNQPELPLDEEQKSTAAAAMWLLKGDAPRRIITAWHLGWQPAQQASGVDWMAPFAARLLDDPYGVDRYVAAHSLRKLPGYADFHYDFLAAQPDQATAVKQAMEIWNRQARPPAPNRNAVLLDASGKLDEARFNALYSKRDNRPSAIKE
- the tssG gene encoding type VI secretion system baseplate subunit TssG; amino-acid sequence: MAETKRPSTLDELFSTGYAFDFFQAIRLLERREGVEPVGSDGQPGKEAVQFRVALGHAFPASNISDLKAPTAERPTPQMTVNFFGLTGPSGVMPRHYTDMLMRLERDSRNPERHALRDWFDLFNHRLISLFYRAWSKYRFYTAHERREYEQVNPDAFTKTLLSLLGLGQPALRNRLALRAPADPDAWDQRDTLIAGIPDLAMFRYAGLLARRPRNVLGLEAMLSDYFQVPVEVQQFHGAWLSLDDLDRSQLGAENGNCGLGQSLVIGERVWDVEGRILLRIGPLTYEQFVELLPDESPKPARKGFFLLTHMARFYVGPSIEFDVRLELQPQAAPECSLGGLGEPGSRLGWNSWLVSESPPHVVADAVFSTREVFQLRGAA